A stretch of DNA from Micromonospora sp. NBC_01813:
ATCGCTCCGACGAGCACAGCGGCGACCCAGCGGATGGGGCCGTGTCGCCTCGCCGGGGGTCGGGGCTGGCCGTGCCGGCTGGTTCTCGCGGCGGCGGACGTCTCGATGATCTCGATGATGGTGTCGCGGAGGAACTGTGCCCACAGCAGCCAGCCGATCGTGGCGAGCAGCGCGAGGACCATCTGATCGGACCACGGACTCGTGACCGCAGTGTGCAGGTCGCTCGCGGTCGGTATCGCTGCGAAGGTTGGCCAGCCGATCCAGTCGAGGGGCCAGCCTGCGGTGACGATCAGCAGCCACGGGACCCCGGCGGTGAAGCCTGCCAGCGCGGCGAACGCGAGCAGGGCGCGCACGGTTCGGGCGATGGCGGCGAAGGCGCGGGACATGCGTGGTCGTCCTCTCCGGGTGGGCGTGGTCAGGTGGTGGGGCCGGTGACGCCTTGCACGGCGGTGGCGGTTGCGGTTGCGGAGACGTCGAGTTGGTGTACGCCGACGATTTGCAGGAGTTGGGTGTTGCTCGTGCGGTGCACGGTGACGGTGACGGTGGTCGCCGTGGCGGTGGCCTCGCCCGTGGCGCCTGCCGAGGCGAGCCACGCGTGTGCCGCCGATGCGGCGCGGGGCGGGTCGAGTTCGGCGATGTTGCGGGTGCGGTACTGGTACAGGTCCAGTTCCTGTGCTCCGGCGCGTGCTGCGGCCTGGGCGATGTCGAGGGCGCGGACCTTCTCGGTTAGGGCCAGGCCGGCGTCGAGGACGAGTCCTGCGACTGCGAGCAGGGCGATGATCATGAGGACGGCGAACGCGGTCACCTGGCCGGAGTCGTCTCCGTCGCGTTCACGTAGCCGCCGCCAGTGGCCGACGTCGGATG
This window harbors:
- a CDS encoding pilus assembly protein TadG-related protein, whose protein sequence is MRPSDVGHWRRLRERDGDDSGQVTAFAVLMIIALLAVAGLVLDAGLALTEKVRALDIAQAAARAGAQELDLYQYRTRNIAELDPPRAASAAHAWLASAGATGEATATATTVTVTVHRTSNTQLLQIVGVHQLDVSATATATAVQGVTGPTT